The following is a genomic window from Rutidosis leptorrhynchoides isolate AG116_Rl617_1_P2 chromosome 8, CSIRO_AGI_Rlap_v1, whole genome shotgun sequence.
AATCGATACGATGCGAATAATAATCATTTAACTACCATTGAACAATTTAGAGAATTTAAAGAATCAGACAGCCCTTTTAATACCGAGTTTTTCGAACTGTTTCAATCTGTTTATAACAAGCAAGTTACAATGTTGAAGAGATTGCAAATTCAAAAGGGTAGAGTTGATAAGAAAATAAAGTCATCTAAAACATGGAGGAGATTGAGTAATGTGATATTCGTGACTGCGTTTAGTACGGTTTTGATTTGTTCAGTGGTGGCTGCGGCAGTGTCGGCACCACCACTAGTGACGGCATTGGTGGCGGCGGCGGTTGCAGTGCCGGTAGGGTCGATGGGGAAATGGGTTAATACATTATGGAATAAGTATGAAAAGGTGTTTAGAGATCAAAAGGATATGATTAGTGCAATGCAGGTAGGGAGTTATATTGCGATCAAAGATCTGGATAATGTTAAAGCGCTTGTTGATAAATTGGTCGATGATATGGAAAATATGTTGAAGAATGTCGATTTTGCCAATAGGGAAGAGGGTCAAGAGACGGTGGGGATGGTGGTGGATGAGATGAAGAATACTATGAATGTGTTTGCGAAAACGATTGAAGATTTGAGTGAGCATTCGGATAAGTGTATAAGGGATGTAAGGAGAGCAAGAACTATGATTTTGCAGAGGATTATTAAGCATCCTAGTGATCTTTAGGTTAATATATTTTGTTGTTTTTATAAAATATCATGTTTTTTGATTCAGTAGTATAGCATATATATGTTTGGTCATGAATAGTCTCTTTGGATGCACCTGTGTAATTGCTGGGAATCAAAAAGAGAACAAATACAAGTAGTTAAGTTGATAGGTTATGTAGTTTGAGTGTGATCTTGAGTTGACTGATTTAAATCTATTAATATTTTCTATTTCCATGGGTTGCTGAAAATTGGGTGACCTACAATTTCACGAAGCACTATTTAAATCGGGTTCAATGTGTTCCTAGTTTTTATTGGAACACCAAACACACTTACCCTTTTAGTCCATGACAGGACTCGAACTCACAACCTCATGAGTTCCCTTGATACAGCTCGGCCAGAAGCCCTTTGGTAATATGTTCCTAGTTAAGGGGCGTCTGGGCTAACACCTAGCTTATTTCAAAGACCACATGCTTATTAGCTATAAACTTACATTGTTTGAAAGCTACTATGCCATAATCAGGTTGGGTATGTAAAGTTGCTTATTGAAGTTAGATGACATGTTAAGCTAGAAAACTTTGTAGTAAAAGCACTTTAACCGAAATGATTAATTGCCAAATACATGATTCATTATGGTATATGAAACTTAAACTTTTCAAATAATAATTGAACTCTTTGGGTTTCTGGGTAAACGGATAAGGTTTCTCCTGTACAGGTTTTCTGGGGAAAAAGGGGGTATTTTTTTACAGATTTATGCGGCATAATCGGTGTGATCGTTTTCCGCCGTTTTCCCTAATTATCCAAGATATGTTGCTAGTGAAGTTTGAAACTCGATACCTGTTATGAGATGATTAATTAATGAGACACAGTGAGATTGTGAGAacataaaaagagaaaacaattcaCAAAGTCAATATGAGTTAGTTTCGATGTTACATACCATCCATAACTAGCTATTAATTTTTGTAACTTTGAAATGAATTTAATAGAAAAAGTTATCATTTGAAATGATTAACAAACCTAACACGTTATTaagaattagatatataatatacaAACCTCGTAACGCGTAATGACAGTTGACTAATAGATTCCAAGCTCAAGTAACATGCTATACATTGTTGTTTTAAGTTACATACTTAACATCCTAAATTATCCAAGCCAAGTTTAAGCAATGGGTTGTATTTGCAGCACCAAAAAGCCACCATCTTCATCAACTCCTGATCTGGAACTCAACCCAGATCTAACATCCTACCAAAGTGCTTGCAGATCGGACCCCACGATCCAGTCCTTTGATTCAACCATCCAAGCCCGAACAAATCGGGTCATCAGCACCCTTTCTGATGAACCTTCTCTTTCCATTCAGTCCCTTCAAGTGGTAATCGACACATTACTTGCTACAGATCAAGATGTACTCAAACTCATACTTGAATACGAGACTGACGTCTGGACCCACGATGAATTATTTTCTTTAGTTAAAGAATATCTCGAAATAAGCTTAGAAACTTTAGATTTCTGTAAATCTGTCGACGATTGCTTGAAGAACGCTAGATCTATCGTAAAATTTCTCCAAACTACTCTCGATCAGTACGCTGAAGATGCTAATCACTTAAACACCATTGagcagttcaaaattttcaaatctttCGACACCCCGTTTTCTGATAAGTTATTGACATCATTTAGATCTGTTTATGATAAACAAGTTTGTTTGTTAAACAAACTAAGAACTCAAACGGTTGAAGTTGTTAAAAAGCTGGAATCAATCAAGATATGGAGGAGATTAAGCAATGTAATCTATGTGGCCACTTTTAGCACCGTCTTGATCTGTTCAGTTGTGGCGGCAGTTGTTGCTTTGCCGCCGTTAGTAACAGCGCTGGCGGCTGCAGCAACTTTGGTGCCTTTAGGATCAATGGGGATGTCTGTTGACTCATTATGGAAGACGTACGAACAGGAAGTTAGATACAAGAAAAAGATAATAATCATGATCAAGATACAAAGTGATTTGTTTGTGATTAAAGATTTAGATAACATTAAAGCGATTGTTGACCGAATGGGAATCAAGATGGAAGGGATCTTGAAGTTGACTGATTTTGTTATCGGTGAAGAGGTTCATGAGGCGTTGGGGGTCGGGGTTGATGAGATAACGAATCCGGTTAATGAGTTTGCTAAAATGATCGATGATTTGGGTGAACAATCGGTTAAAACTATAAGTGATATAAAGAGAACAACAACTATGATCcttgaaagaattaaagagcatccTCGGCGAGTGGATAACGTTGTTTATTCGTTTAGTATCTATGTTGCATATAAGCAGTTCGGAGctctctatcaccaattgattttagataactggggaactcatgagcttatatgaaTGGCATGTTAGTGAACCTAAAAACGATCCAATAATCTACACATGTGATAGTTAACATTTAGTTAACATTTTGAAGTTAGTTACTTTTTGGATAAGTTTGTACTTTGCTCTCTTTTTTATCCATTGCATTTTACAAAATTAGATGGTGATTAACTAAGTCTGTAAGATTTTTCATGTACAAATATGGAAGTCAGTTGGACTGTTTTGAAATAGAGGTACAAACTCAAGCCAAACATAGGTATTCAACTTGAGATTCTTTGATATTAATAGTTGAAAAACCTTAATACTAGTTGGAATTGTTACACAATCAATCATTGAATTCTGAGATCATTTAATTTAAAGATCATTGAAGCGTTTGGTGAATTGTGATCATGACTCACTTTAGGTGTAGTTAGTTGATTTGGTGTTATTTTTACAAAGAAATCTTGTTTTTTGAGTCATGAGACTTAGCACTTTGCATAGGAAAAAATCAGATACAAGAAAAACACGATCGAATGTGATGAAGATATAAAAAGCATTAGAACAATTGATGATTTGGGTGAACGATCGGTGAAAATGTATGTGATATTATGAGAGCACAAGTATGATGGGCGTGTTGATGGGTAACGAGTACTCGAATAGAATTAGTTGCTTATAACGAATACTCGAATAGAATGTGCCTACTTTTTCGGCTTTATCAGGCTGCCTACTTCAAAAATATTTCCGAAGGTCAAAAATCCATAGATCGTAGAAATAGTCATTTCGTGTTGTTTGCTGATGATTATATGTAAGTTGCAGCTTGAAGTCGTTAGAAGTTAGCAAGTTAAATGGCATTCAGCATGTCAATTTGTGACATATAATGAATCAGCGTTTAACACAACCAGTACAAGGATGTTTTTAAAGATTAATATTTGTTCCTTCACTTATTTTCTCAGTTGGTAATGACAACAATTTTTTTTCACATCCAAAAGTAATAACAACAATTAACGGATTAAATGTTGCTAAATAGAATCTTTAACCATGGCAGACGTGTTGATGAGTAGGGTGGAGTGCTTGACGAACGTGCTGGTAAACTGATAAATATTGGGTGGCATGTTAATGGCTAGTGGTGGTTATTTTCCAATTTTCTTAATGTTTTATTTTagtatttgttatatttaaataGTTGATAGTTGATAagtttgattaattaattaatttaattaataaaataaa
Proteins encoded in this region:
- the LOC139863675 gene encoding UPF0496 protein At4g34320-like encodes the protein MGCICSTKKPPSSSTPDLELNPDLTSYQSACRSDPTIQSFDSTIQARTNRVISTLSDEPSLSIQSLQVVIDTLLATDQDVLKLILEYETDVWTHDELFSLVKEYLEISLETLDFCKSVDDCLKNARSIVKFLQTTLDQYAEDANHLNTIEQFKIFKSFDTPFSDKLLTSFRSVYDKQVCLLNKLRTQTVEVVKKLESIKIWRRLSNVIYVATFSTVLICSVVAAVVALPPLVTALAAAATLVPLGSMGMSVDSLWKTYEQEVRYKKKIIIMIKIQSDLFVIKDLDNIKAIVDRMGIKMEGILKLTDFVIGEEVHEALGVGVDEITNPVNEFAKMIDDLGEQSVKTISDIKRTTTMILERIKEHPRRVDNVVYSFSIYVAYKHMKTRNGHDNGSPSAESDFTAKVEAILAKHNADFLANVKKVFKNRLMIK
- the LOC139864775 gene encoding UPF0496 protein 1-like, with translation MGCFLSTTSDNNNPTLSPSSPTMSNSDLNPDLTSYQHACQSDPDLRSFDSTLQDRTTRVITTLAAGVEVRSLSLNSLRQLTGSLLDMNQEVVKVVLDCKQDIWDDDQLFSLVQDYFEISLQTLDFCTSLNNCLKQARSTLSFVQVAINRYDANNNHLTTIEQFREFKESDSPFNTEFFELFQSVYNKQVTMLKRLQIQKGRVDKKIKSSKTWRRLSNVIFVTAFSTVLICSVVAAAVSAPPLVTALVAAAVAVPVGSMGKWVNTLWNKYEKVFRDQKDMISAMQVGSYIAIKDLDNVKALVDKLVDDMENMLKNVDFANREEGQETVGMVVDEMKNTMNVFAKTIEDLSEHSDKCIRDVRRARTMILQRIIKHPSDL